In a single window of the Papaver somniferum cultivar HN1 chromosome 8, ASM357369v1, whole genome shotgun sequence genome:
- the LOC113301553 gene encoding rho GTPase-activating protein 5-like, whose protein sequence is MTQLFRSKTCGLRNRSKDFDSNPKSPSGHKNEEQEDEFDDEEEECEEERENGYYRMNPISTPLIVPEESRERKNENNQQFQILTICVAALRKSVATCGVDKEEFCSSIDISPPTNVKHVSHVTFDRFNGFLGLPVEFKPKVPTRVPSASSSVFGVSAEFMKCSYDHRGNSVPTILLMMQRRLYLEGGLRTEGIFRINPENTQEEYVRDQLNRGVVKQGIDVHCVAGLIKAWFRELPSGVLDSLTPDQVMHCNTESECVQLVMLLQPTDAALLDWAINLMADVVQNENQNKMNARNIAMVFAPNMTQMANPLTALIHAVQVMNFLRALVMKTVQERKESGFESGELSSCSELAEISDLHPSLSDSETGEWSCKRTTRDTISCGSFSGDLLHLNPRSSSGSAIEHYHERSINEEGQTSTPVKCQIRTKENGYKDDTRDAERFLDRLSLRKGVRKLRQHPVFQLSKSFRKPAEEVDT, encoded by the exons ATGACTCAACTATTTCGATCCAAAACTTGTGGACTTAGAAATAGAAGTAAAGATTTTGATTCAAATCCAAAAAGTCCTTCCGGCCATAaaaatgaagaacaagaagatgaatttgatgatgaagaagaagaatgtgaagaggaaagagaaaatggatattataggatgaatccaatttcaacACCATTAATTGTACCAGAAGAATCTAGAGAGAGAAAGAATGAAAATAATCAGCAGTTTCAGATCTTGACAATATGCGTTGCAGCTTTAAGAAAATCAGTAGCTACTTGTGGTGTTGATAAAGAAGAGTTTTGTTCCTCGATTGATATTAGTCCTCCCACTAATGTTAAACACGTTTCTCATGTTACATTTGATAGATTTAATGGTTTTCTTGGTCTACCTGTTGAATTCAAACCCAAAGTTCCTACCAGGGTTCCAAGTGCCAG TTCAAGTGTTTTTGGAGTTTCTGCCGAGTTTATGAAATGTTCGTACGATCACAGAGGAAACAGTGTGCCCACAATTCTCCTCATGATGCAAAGGCGCTTGTACTTGGAAGGGGGTCTTCGA ACCGAAGGAATCTTCCGAATCAACCCTGAAAATACCCAAGAAGAGTATGTCAGAGACCAGTTAAACAGGGGAGTTGTGAAGCAGGGAATTGATGTGCATTGCGTGGCAGGTCTAATAAAG GCATGGTTCCGAGAACTTCCCTCAGGGGTACTCGACTCCCTTACACCGGATCAGGTAATGCATTGCAACACAGAGTCGGAGTGTGTGCAACTCGTGATGCTACTGCAGCCTACAGATGCCGCATTGCTCGACTGGGCCATCAATTTGATGGCTGATGTTGTGCAGAACGAGAATCAGAACAAGATGAATGCACGAAACATTGCTATGGTGTTTGCACCTAACATGACACAG ATGGCAAATCCCTTGACTGCACTAATTCATGCTGTGCAAGTTATGAATTTTCTGAGAGCGCTTGTTATGAAAACTGTCCAAGAAAGAAAAGAATCTGGTTTTGAGTCTGGGGAGTTATCTTCATGCTCAGAGTTGGCGGAGATCAGTGACCTGCATCCATCATTGTCAGACAGTGAAACTGGTGAATGGTCTTGCAAACGGACAACCAGGGATACCATTTCCTGTGGTTCCTTCTCAGGTGACCTCCTTCATCTTAACCCTAGAAGCAGTTCGGGATCTGCGATTGAGCACTACCACGAAAGGAGTATCAATGAGGAAGGACAAACCAGTACGCCTGTCAAGTGCCAAATTAGGACTAAAGAAAATGGGTATAAAGATGATACGAGAGATGCAGAACGTTTCTTGGATAGGTTGAGTTTGAGAAAAGGGGTGAGGAAACTTCGTCAGCACCCTGTGTTTCAGTTGAGTAAATCATTTAGAAAGCCCGCAGAAGAAGTTGACACATGA